Sequence from the Ereboglobus luteus genome:
CATCGCGCAAACCGTGGAAGATAGTTTCATTCATCGCCAGCGCATCTGCCAATGGTGGATACAACTTCTCGTGCTCATGCCGGATCACTTGCACGGACTGGTTTCATTCAGCAGGACAGTCTCCATGCGTCGCACGGTTTTCGACTGGAAACGCTATCTTGCCCGGCACAAAAACATCCAGTGGCAGCGGGATTTTTTCGACCACCGCATACGCGATCATGCATCACTGGCTGAAAAATGGCACTACATCCAAAACAATCCCTTGCGCAAAAACCTCTGCGCGACACCCGGCG
This genomic interval carries:
- a CDS encoding transposase, which produces MHTPNPTPPDGAFSTPASSDNPSSVPPNISLPKRKKLPHDIPSWVKDGETYFITINCTPRGLNQLATPDIAQTVEDSFIHRQRICQWWIQLLVLMPDHLHGLVSFSRTVSMRRTVFDWKRYLARHKNIQWQRDFFDHRIRDHASLAEKWHYIQNNPLRKNLCATPGEWPYQWHNGQPRAAVSEAAVSAKPPYPR